One window of the Pedobacter ginsengisoli genome contains the following:
- a CDS encoding TonB-dependent receptor, which produces MKPNKYILFLTILANVLMFSAANAQTDSAIGEISGKVLDEQQNAFPYATVSLLNAKDSTTVKGTLTADNGTYQLKEIKQGNYLIAIYVVGYKKVFKGPYSISADKKSHNLGNVQLATDAKELKGVEIVKQKPLIERQIDKTVINVENSALAAGNTALDILQKSPGVTVDKDGKISLKGKQGVTIMLDGKPTYLSAEQLANLLRSTEGNAIQSIELITNPSAKYDAAGNSGIINIKLKKNRNYGTNGSVLGGVGYGRYYKANGGLNLNHREKKINIFGNYDYGRNKGFGSTDIRRVNNTATDQTYFDQTNGNIRRRNNSNYKGGIDYFINDKNTIGFAFNGYNANGKNASDVLTLIGDQPFKTDSSVVAQNPNKYKYTGMSYNLNYKGTIDSLGQEITIDADYSEHIGRQDNNFNNKYLNNLGQPAKPDYIFRNATPSTTKIWAGKTDYTYPINKEMKLEVGLKSSFVETDNNFIFENYENNQWQNDVKRSNQFLYDENINAAYANLNKKFKTTSVQLGLRAEQTNSKGNSVTESKIVNRHYLNLFPSVFINQELSKDHEMGLSYSRRIDRPDYGSLNPFIYYLDLYSYRFGNPFLKPQYTNAFELSYSYKKTLNVTFGYSHTTDVMSDVLLTDTAKKTIFISNQNLATQDAYNLNVSYPIQITKWWSSNNNFTGFYNDFKTPDLLGKPFQSGRLAFNFNTTQTITVNPTFNIEWSGFYQSKQVYGTILIDPQYGIDLGINKSFLDKKVNIKLAANDLFKMQKSVITSALSSQNYVVNERWESQVFRLTCTYRFGSNDIKAARQRSGSSESEGRRVKSGK; this is translated from the coding sequence ATGAAACCTAATAAATATATCCTATTCCTAACTATACTTGCCAACGTTCTTATGTTTAGCGCTGCAAATGCACAAACGGATAGCGCAATCGGAGAAATATCAGGCAAAGTGTTAGATGAGCAGCAAAATGCATTTCCCTATGCTACTGTTAGCTTGTTAAATGCCAAAGACTCGACAACGGTAAAAGGAACACTTACCGCTGATAATGGAACTTATCAGTTAAAAGAAATTAAACAGGGAAATTATCTTATAGCTATTTATGTAGTTGGATACAAAAAAGTATTTAAAGGCCCCTATTCCATAAGTGCTGATAAAAAATCTCATAATCTAGGAAATGTTCAATTGGCTACAGATGCCAAAGAGCTAAAAGGCGTTGAGATTGTTAAACAAAAACCACTTATAGAGAGACAGATTGATAAAACTGTAATAAATGTAGAGAATAGTGCATTGGCAGCTGGCAATACAGCTCTCGACATTTTACAGAAATCACCTGGAGTAACTGTTGATAAGGATGGTAAGATTAGCCTTAAAGGTAAACAAGGTGTAACCATAATGCTTGATGGCAAACCTACTTACCTATCAGCAGAACAATTAGCCAATCTGCTTCGTTCAACAGAAGGAAATGCCATCCAGTCAATCGAATTAATCACAAATCCTTCTGCAAAATATGATGCTGCTGGCAACTCAGGCATTATTAATATTAAATTAAAAAAGAACAGAAATTATGGCACTAATGGTTCAGTACTTGGAGGCGTTGGTTACGGCCGATATTATAAAGCAAACGGAGGTTTGAACCTAAATCACCGCGAAAAAAAGATTAATATCTTCGGTAATTATGATTACGGCCGTAACAAGGGGTTTGGTAGTACAGATATCCGAAGGGTAAACAACACAGCCACAGATCAAACCTATTTTGATCAAACCAATGGCAATATAAGACGTAGAAATAACAGCAATTATAAAGGTGGTATAGATTACTTTATTAATGATAAAAACACAATTGGGTTTGCTTTTAACGGATATAATGCAAATGGAAAAAATGCATCGGATGTTCTTACCCTGATTGGTGATCAGCCTTTCAAAACAGATTCATCAGTAGTTGCTCAAAATCCTAACAAGTATAAGTATACAGGTATGTCTTACAACCTAAACTATAAAGGGACAATAGACAGCCTTGGGCAGGAAATAACGATAGATGCTGATTACTCTGAACACATTGGGAGACAAGACAACAACTTCAACAACAAATATTTAAACAATTTAGGCCAACCCGCCAAACCCGATTACATTTTTAGAAATGCGACACCATCTACAACAAAAATATGGGCAGGAAAAACAGATTACACCTATCCTATTAACAAGGAAATGAAACTTGAAGTTGGTTTAAAATCAAGCTTTGTAGAAACAGACAACAACTTTATTTTCGAAAACTACGAAAATAACCAATGGCAAAATGATGTTAAGCGTAGTAATCAATTCCTTTATGATGAAAACATCAACGCTGCGTATGCCAACCTTAATAAAAAATTTAAAACCACATCTGTACAACTAGGACTGAGAGCTGAACAAACTAACTCAAAAGGAAATTCTGTTACAGAGTCAAAAATAGTAAACAGGCATTACCTTAACCTTTTTCCAAGCGTATTTATAAATCAGGAACTTTCTAAAGATCATGAAATGGGACTTTCATACAGCAGGAGAATTGACCGTCCTGATTACGGTTCATTAAATCCGTTCATTTATTACCTCGATTTATATTCATACAGATTTGGGAATCCATTCTTAAAACCTCAGTATACCAATGCTTTTGAGCTATCTTATTCTTATAAAAAAACTTTAAACGTAACGTTTGGATACAGTCATACTACCGATGTAATGTCTGATGTTCTGTTAACTGATACAGCTAAAAAAACAATTTTTATATCTAACCAGAACCTTGCTACGCAAGATGCGTACAACCTGAACGTTAGTTACCCAATACAAATAACCAAATGGTGGAGCAGCAACAACAATTTCACAGGTTTCTACAATGACTTTAAAACACCCGATCTGCTTGGCAAACCATTTCAAAGCGGAAGATTAGCATTTAACTTCAACACAACGCAAACCATTACTGTAAATCCAACATTTAATATAGAGTGGTCTGGCTTTTATCAATCTAAACAAGTTTATGGAACCATACTAATAGACCCTCAATATGGCATTGACCTTGGTATAAATAAATCTTTTCTTGATAAAAAGGTCAATATAAAGCTTGCAGCAAACGACCTCTTTAAAATGCAAAAAAGCGTAATTACAAGTGCACTGTCTTCACAAAACTATGTTGTAAATGAAAGATGGGAAAGTCAGGTATTCCGCTTAACATGTACTTACCGTTTCGGAAGTAATGATATTAAAGCCGCCCGTCAGCGCTCGGGTAGTTCCGAGTCAGAAGGCCGCAGGGTTAAATCAGGCAAATAG
- a CDS encoding S9 family peptidase produces MKKLILLIQLLSIAFYGVAQNKILTIQDAMSNARTTLAPENLSQIQFIYGTENYVYAKRTGNDLIWMSGNFKSQHEQQFLSLVQLNQKLKSFQKDTLKSMPVIQFNQGPDWILTVNGSKVAFNPVKNTYKVLIDQSIGSKTNVEQSTAGYIAYLDNFNLFVTNGTGQNQVTKDGSKDIVYASSVHRDEFGITKGTFWSNSGKLLAFYRMDQSMVSDYPIIDWTTRPAKNVNIKYPMAGDKSHEVTVGVYNADTKAMVYLKTGEPVEQYLTNIAWSPDDKYIYIAVLNRGQNHMKLNQYDAATGDFVKTLFEEKDEKYVEPLVPMLFLKNDPAKFIWQSNRDGWNHLYLYDLNGKVLKQLTKGNWEVLDVKGFNSKGDQLFYVSTEESPITRNLYVLNLKSGKSNRITQGFAVHGAQVSTSGNTVIDNYSSPEQPRVIQLIETATAKTKTLLKAPNPLAAFATENSSIFTIKSNSGDDLYCSLYKPVGYDSTKKYPVIVYWYGGSHAQLILNSWNAGAGDYWFRYMAERGYVVLTMDTRGSDNRGRAFEQSMFRRAGDVQMEDMMKAVDYLKGLPYVDSANMGLFGWSFGGFGTVDFMVTHPGIFKAAVAGGPVINWKFYEVMYTERYMDTPEENPEGYAATDLSSKVDQLKGKLMLIHGLQDPVVVQQHSVDFVKKAVDKGIQVDYMIYPGHEHNVIGKDRAHLYQKVTDYFMQNLK; encoded by the coding sequence ATGAAAAAACTGATTTTACTGATTCAATTGCTATCAATTGCTTTTTATGGAGTAGCCCAGAATAAGATATTGACTATTCAGGATGCAATGAGTAATGCCCGCACTACTCTGGCACCTGAAAATCTTTCTCAAATTCAATTCATATATGGTACTGAAAATTATGTGTATGCCAAAAGAACAGGGAATGATCTTATTTGGATGAGTGGCAATTTTAAGAGTCAGCATGAACAGCAATTTTTATCATTGGTCCAGTTAAATCAGAAATTAAAGTCATTTCAAAAGGATACTTTAAAGTCGATGCCTGTTATTCAATTTAATCAGGGACCCGACTGGATATTAACGGTTAACGGAAGTAAAGTTGCGTTTAATCCTGTAAAGAATACCTATAAGGTGCTCATAGATCAATCTATTGGTAGTAAAACTAATGTTGAACAAAGTACGGCTGGTTACATCGCTTATTTGGATAACTTTAATTTGTTTGTGACAAATGGTACTGGTCAAAATCAGGTAACTAAAGATGGCAGCAAAGATATTGTGTATGCTTCGTCGGTTCATCGTGATGAATTTGGAATAACTAAAGGTACGTTCTGGAGCAATAGCGGTAAGCTACTCGCTTTTTATAGAATGGATCAAAGCATGGTTTCTGATTATCCGATCATAGATTGGACCACAAGACCCGCAAAAAATGTAAATATCAAATATCCTATGGCAGGCGATAAAAGCCATGAGGTAACTGTAGGGGTTTATAATGCAGATACCAAAGCTATGGTGTACCTTAAAACAGGCGAACCTGTTGAGCAGTATCTTACTAATATTGCATGGAGCCCGGATGATAAATACATATACATTGCTGTTTTAAACCGCGGACAGAATCACATGAAGCTAAATCAATATGATGCAGCAACCGGTGATTTTGTGAAAACATTATTTGAAGAAAAGGATGAGAAATATGTTGAGCCATTGGTGCCTATGTTATTCCTCAAAAATGATCCTGCTAAGTTTATCTGGCAAAGTAACCGTGATGGATGGAATCACTTATATCTATATGATTTAAATGGAAAAGTATTGAAACAATTGACAAAAGGAAACTGGGAGGTACTTGATGTAAAAGGATTTAATTCAAAAGGTGATCAGCTGTTTTATGTTTCTACTGAAGAATCTCCCATAACCCGTAATTTATATGTGCTTAACTTAAAATCAGGTAAATCTAATAGGATTACACAAGGATTTGCTGTACATGGTGCACAGGTGAGCACTTCTGGAAACACTGTAATTGATAATTATAGTAGTCCGGAACAACCCCGAGTAATCCAGTTAATAGAAACTGCAACTGCTAAAACAAAAACATTATTAAAAGCACCCAACCCTTTAGCCGCATTTGCTACAGAAAACTCCTCAATCTTTACTATAAAAAGTAACAGTGGAGACGATTTGTATTGTAGCTTATATAAACCAGTTGGTTACGACAGCACAAAAAAGTATCCGGTTATTGTTTATTGGTACGGTGGTTCACACGCACAACTTATTTTAAATTCATGGAACGCCGGTGCGGGAGATTATTGGTTCAGGTATATGGCTGAGCGTGGTTATGTGGTATTGACCATGGATACAAGAGGAAGTGATAATAGGGGTAGAGCTTTTGAACAGTCTATGTTCCGCAGAGCAGGGGATGTTCAAATGGAAGATATGATGAAGGCAGTAGATTACTTGAAGGGGCTTCCTTATGTTGATTCTGCTAATATGGGGCTATTTGGCTGGAGCTTTGGAGGTTTTGGAACGGTTGATTTTATGGTTACACATCCTGGTATTTTTAAAGCTGCTGTTGCAGGTGGTCCGGTAATAAACTGGAAGTTTTATGAGGTGATGTACACTGAACGCTATATGGATACTCCGGAGGAAAATCCTGAGGGTTATGCTGCTACTGACTTGAGTAGTAAAGTTGACCAGCTAAAGGGAAAACTGATGTTAATCCATGGCCTGCAGGATCCTGTTGTAGTACAGCAACATTCTGTCGATTTCGTTAAAAAAGCTGTTGATAAGGGTATTCAAGTAGATTATATGATCTACCCTGGCCATGAGCATAATGTAATTGGTAAAGACAGAGCACATTTGTATCAAAAGGTTACTGATTACTTTATGCAAAACCTGAAGTAA
- a CDS encoding DMT family transporter, with translation MKNIFIGLLFAMLWASASVATKFGILSAPPLVLANIRFFIAGMVLLSIGYVFNRSYKLPNADEWKHLAIFGLLNTTVYLGLYVCAMKYTAAGIGSLATSTNPLLIVLLSSWLIGRKPSKEEVFSILIGMIGIGIATYPLLKDSSTTIMGVSLLMLSMVSVSFASVYYARVKWTLPNILINGWQVALGGIFLLPITFSLSDFSSIQVDSRLIFSSLWLSLSVSVIGLICWFYLLKIDTVKASLWLFLCPLFGFFYAWWLMDEPITMYTVLGTLLVIFGLYLGQRKNLTAKTKKQ, from the coding sequence GTGAAAAATATCTTTATCGGTTTACTGTTCGCTATGCTATGGGCCTCGGCATCTGTAGCCACAAAATTCGGCATTTTATCAGCTCCCCCATTGGTTCTTGCAAATATTCGTTTTTTCATAGCTGGTATGGTATTACTTTCAATTGGATATGTATTTAACAGATCATATAAGCTACCTAATGCCGATGAGTGGAAACATCTGGCAATTTTCGGGCTTTTAAATACTACAGTTTACCTTGGCTTGTATGTATGCGCTATGAAATATACCGCAGCCGGAATAGGCAGTCTTGCTACTTCAACAAACCCGCTATTAATTGTACTGTTATCCTCATGGCTAATTGGCCGAAAACCATCCAAAGAGGAAGTTTTTAGTATCCTAATAGGTATGATAGGTATCGGAATTGCAACCTATCCACTTTTAAAAGATAGTAGCACAACAATAATGGGAGTGAGCTTATTAATGCTAAGTATGGTCTCCGTATCTTTTGCAAGTGTATATTATGCACGAGTAAAATGGACACTACCCAACATATTGATTAACGGCTGGCAGGTAGCATTGGGAGGAATTTTTCTACTTCCAATTACCTTTTCACTTAGCGACTTTTCATCCATCCAGGTAGACAGCAGACTAATATTTTCTTCTTTATGGCTTAGCCTTTCTGTTTCAGTAATAGGCTTAATTTGCTGGTTCTACTTATTAAAAATTGATACCGTTAAAGCATCCCTATGGTTATTTCTTTGTCCTCTTTTTGGTTTCTTCTATGCCTGGTGGTTAATGGATGAACCTATCACCATGTATACTGTTCTGGGTACTTTACTTGTTATTTTCGGACTCTACCTGGGTCAGCGAAAAAACTTAACTGCAAAGACGAAGAAACAATAA
- a CDS encoding M13 family metallopeptidase has product MNISKLTRHIAALGILASGYTANAQSPTKFINPDNMDLSVKPGDDFYTYASGTWIKNNPVPAKETRWGSFNVLRDFNINAVKGLVEDAAADKTAPLGSVKKRVGDFFAAAMDSVTIEKLGYNPIKADLEKVKQLKTVQDILDHTVYMRVSGLASPMFGFSVGQDRKNVTKYLPQLGQGGTTLPDRDYYLKDDSRSVKIREAYTTYMTTLFNLIGYKNAEAQKKAATVMSIEKKLAEAQMSRVEMRDPYKTYNKFTVADFGKTTPSVDWAKMLLSLKVNGQDTILVSAPKFFVTFDQMLKDVSLKDWKTYLEWNILKNAAPNLSSPFVSANFTFNQVQSGQKVQTPRWQRMSQLTDGTIGELLGQLYVAKYFKPDAKLRMQELISNLRKAFEIRIKNLDWMSAQTKEKALAKLNAFVPKIGYPDKWKNYDGLVISRAAYFQNLRNAGAWGYKEMVGQLGKPVDRTRFGMTPPTVNAYYSATMNEIVFPAGILQFPFFDPNADDAVNYGGIGAVIGHEMSHGFDDSGSQYDKDGNLRNWWTDEDKTKFEAKTKALGEQFDAYTVLDTIHVIGKLTMGENIGDLGGLNAAYTAFKLTKQGQSNEKIDGFTPDQRFFLSWAQVWRGNILPESAAQLIKTDPHSPGPYRTIGAPVNMDAWYEAFDVKPGDKLYKKPEDRIRMW; this is encoded by the coding sequence ATGAATATTTCAAAACTGACCAGGCATATTGCTGCCTTGGGAATTCTTGCGAGTGGCTATACAGCTAATGCTCAATCTCCCACAAAATTTATCAACCCCGACAACATGGATCTCAGCGTAAAACCTGGAGATGATTTTTACACCTATGCAAGTGGCACTTGGATTAAAAACAATCCGGTTCCGGCCAAAGAAACCCGTTGGGGTAGCTTCAATGTATTAAGAGATTTTAATATCAATGCGGTAAAAGGACTTGTAGAAGATGCTGCTGCTGATAAAACAGCTCCTTTAGGTTCCGTTAAAAAACGTGTAGGCGATTTCTTTGCTGCTGCAATGGATAGTGTAACAATTGAAAAATTGGGTTATAACCCAATTAAAGCCGATCTGGAAAAAGTTAAACAACTTAAAACTGTTCAAGACATTTTAGATCATACAGTATATATGCGCGTAAGCGGACTTGCTTCCCCTATGTTTGGATTTAGTGTTGGTCAGGATAGAAAGAATGTGACCAAATATCTTCCTCAGCTTGGACAAGGAGGCACTACCCTGCCTGATCGTGATTATTACCTGAAAGATGATAGCAGGAGTGTGAAAATTCGGGAGGCATATACAACCTATATGACTACACTTTTTAACTTAATTGGCTACAAGAATGCTGAAGCTCAGAAAAAAGCCGCTACAGTAATGTCAATAGAAAAGAAACTGGCAGAAGCTCAAATGTCTCGTGTTGAAATGCGTGATCCTTATAAAACCTATAATAAGTTTACAGTTGCAGACTTTGGTAAAACCACTCCATCGGTTGATTGGGCAAAAATGTTACTTAGCTTAAAGGTGAACGGCCAGGATACGATACTTGTTTCTGCTCCTAAATTCTTTGTAACTTTTGATCAAATGCTGAAGGATGTCTCCTTAAAAGACTGGAAGACTTACCTGGAGTGGAATATCCTGAAAAATGCAGCGCCTAACCTAAGCTCTCCTTTTGTAAGCGCAAACTTTACCTTTAATCAGGTACAAAGCGGGCAAAAAGTTCAAACCCCAAGGTGGCAGAGAATGTCGCAATTAACAGACGGCACAATTGGCGAGTTATTGGGTCAACTATATGTTGCCAAATATTTTAAACCAGATGCAAAACTGCGTATGCAGGAACTTATCAGCAATCTTAGAAAAGCATTTGAGATAAGGATTAAAAATCTGGATTGGATGAGTGCACAAACAAAAGAAAAAGCACTTGCCAAACTAAATGCATTTGTTCCAAAAATTGGTTATCCTGATAAGTGGAAAAACTATGATGGATTAGTTATAAGTCGGGCAGCTTACTTCCAAAACCTAAGAAACGCAGGTGCATGGGGATACAAAGAAATGGTTGGCCAGTTAGGTAAACCTGTCGACCGTACGCGTTTTGGAATGACACCACCAACAGTTAATGCTTATTACAGTGCAACAATGAACGAGATTGTATTCCCTGCCGGGATTCTTCAATTCCCTTTCTTTGATCCAAACGCTGATGATGCAGTTAATTATGGTGGGATTGGCGCAGTAATAGGACATGAAATGTCGCACGGTTTTGATGATTCAGGAAGTCAGTATGATAAAGATGGTAATCTTAGGAACTGGTGGACTGACGAAGATAAGACCAAATTTGAAGCAAAAACCAAAGCTTTAGGAGAACAATTTGATGCCTATACCGTTTTAGACACCATTCATGTAATAGGAAAACTAACCATGGGCGAAAATATTGGCGATCTTGGAGGCCTTAATGCCGCCTACACTGCATTTAAGCTAACTAAGCAAGGTCAGTCGAATGAAAAAATTGATGGCTTTACACCAGATCAGCGTTTTTTCCTTTCATGGGCACAAGTTTGGAGAGGTAATATTTTACCCGAAAGTGCTGCCCAGTTAATTAAAACAGATCCGCACTCACCAGGTCCCTACAGAACAATTGGAGCACCGGTAAATATGGATGCCTGGTACGAGGCATTTGACGTTAAACCGGGTGATAAATTATACAAAAAACCGGAAGACAGAATTAGAATGTGGTAA
- a CDS encoding TetR/AcrR family transcriptional regulator: MDKPRKRIAGAIRDKERTMLKLIAAVGEIIKNEGYTALGVNNIAKKAEVNKKLIYRYFDNNVNNLIETYVKTKDYWIGLSGDMEKLIAESQIDGGRPMVKTILKTHLSFFYTEEEMQKIVIWETSEKNKLMKEVGLKREAFGEEVFKMLLPHFEDSGVDFRAIMALQIAGIIFMVLQSKASGNPFCGIDINNPKDMDRILNSLDQLTDLVYDKARS; encoded by the coding sequence ATGGACAAGCCAAGAAAACGTATAGCAGGAGCAATCAGAGATAAGGAAAGGACTATGCTTAAATTGATTGCCGCAGTAGGGGAAATCATTAAAAATGAGGGATATACGGCACTAGGTGTTAATAATATTGCTAAGAAAGCCGAAGTTAATAAGAAGCTGATTTACAGGTATTTTGATAATAATGTAAATAATTTGATAGAAACCTATGTGAAAACAAAGGATTATTGGATTGGCTTATCAGGAGACATGGAGAAACTTATTGCTGAATCGCAGATTGATGGTGGCAGGCCCATGGTGAAGACGATTTTAAAAACACACCTTAGTTTTTTTTACACTGAGGAGGAGATGCAGAAGATTGTTATCTGGGAAACGAGCGAAAAAAATAAGCTGATGAAAGAAGTGGGTTTAAAGCGCGAAGCATTTGGTGAAGAGGTTTTTAAAATGCTTTTGCCACATTTTGAAGATTCAGGTGTTGATTTTCGCGCTATAATGGCGCTACAGATTGCAGGTATAATTTTTATGGTATTACAATCTAAAGCTAGCGGAAATCCGTTTTGTGGTATAGATATTAATAATCCGAAGGATATGGATCGGATACTAAATTCACTTGATCAACTTACAGATCTTGTTTACGATAAAGCAAGAAGCTAA